A region of the Roseiflexus sp. RS-1 genome:
GTGCTGGTCACGAGCAGTTCGGCGCCGCTGGTTGCCGGGCAACCGGTGTCGATCTCCTTCGCCCGCTATCCGGGTGTGACATACCAGGGTACGGTCACCAGCATTCCCGGCGGCAGCTCGAACAGCGCTGCGGCCCTGAGCGGCTACCACATCGCCTATGAGCCAGCCGACCTGCAACTCGAGACGGGAGACGCAGCAACGGTGACGGTCGTTCTGGCGCGGCGCGAAGGCGTGCTCTGGTTGCCGCCAAAAGCCATTCGCGCCGACTCGCGCAGTTACGTGCTGGTGCAGCGCGGGGATCGCCCGGAGCGGGTCGATATTCAAACAGGATTGACAACGGCGGATCAGGTGGAAATCCTCAGCGGTCTGAACGAAGGCGACGTTGTCATCGGGCAGTAGGAGCGAGATATGCGGATCGGCATCGATGTGCGCTATCTGTCGCACGGTTTGGTTGGCGGCGTTCATACCTATATCAAACATTTCGTCGCAGAATTGTGCGCGATCGCTGCCGATCACCAGATCGTTCTCTACGCCGACACCAAGCGTCCTTTTGAACTGAACGATCTGCCGCCCCATGTGACGCTGCGATTGCTCCCGTATCGAGGTCCGCAATCGAGCGTGTATCTGGACTACATTGGTCTGCGGCGCGCAATGGCGCGTGACCGCCTCGATGTGGTGCATTATCCGGCAAACTATGGTTTTCGCGTTCCCGGCGCGCGGGTGGTGGTGACGCTCCACGATGCGCTGACGATCATGCCGCTCCGGGAGACATTGTTCAGTTCCGGTTCGCGGCGCACACTCCGTTCAATGGCGATGACAGTCTATCTGTATGTCGGTTCGCGGTTGATGCTGCGTGATGCCGATATGATCCTGACCGTTTCGGAGCACGCGAAACAGGATATTCTGCGGTACTGCCGATTTGATCCGCAGCGCATCATCCCCATTCCGCACGCACCGACGCCGGATATGCGCCGGATGAGTGACGAAGCCGTCCTTACCGCTGTCCGCCAGCGTTATGGGATCGATCAGCCGTTCGTTCTCGCGGATGCGCTGAAGAATCCCGGTGTGCTGGTGCGCGCCTGGCGGCGATTGCCAGCGTCGCTGCGCCAGAGCCATCGGATCGTCTTCTTTTCGCGCCATCCTGCGCCGCTGCCGGTGGTCTTCGAGGCGGTCGAACGTGATGGCGCAGCACTGCTGATCAACCCGCCGCGCCCCGACCTGATCGCCCTGTACAGCATGGCAGAAGTGTTCGTCTTCCCTTCGTGGTTTGAGGGTTTCGGCATTCCTGTGCTGGAAGCAATGATCTGCGGCGCGCCGGTGATTGTCTCGGATCGAGGACCACTGCCAGAGGTTTCCGGGGGAGCAGCGCTGGTGATGGATGCCGAGGACGATACCACCCTTGCGGGATACCTGGAGCGATTGCTGACCAATCCGGCGGAAGCATCCCATTGGCGCGAACGTGGTTTCGCTCATGCGGCGCGGTTCAGCTGGCGCAAGACCGCACAGCGCATTCTGGAGAGTTATGAACAGGCGGCACAGATGGCGTATCGCGCTTCTGCCGCCGTGAAAGCGGGGCGTTGAAGGAACAACGATGCGCATCCTTGCACTCACATCCTGGTGGCCCGAACCGGCAGACAACGGCTCGCGGCTGCGTATTGCCAGTTTACTGCGCG
Encoded here:
- a CDS encoding glycosyltransferase family 4 protein → MRIGIDVRYLSHGLVGGVHTYIKHFVAELCAIAADHQIVLYADTKRPFELNDLPPHVTLRLLPYRGPQSSVYLDYIGLRRAMARDRLDVVHYPANYGFRVPGARVVVTLHDALTIMPLRETLFSSGSRRTLRSMAMTVYLYVGSRLMLRDADMILTVSEHAKQDILRYCRFDPQRIIPIPHAPTPDMRRMSDEAVLTAVRQRYGIDQPFVLADALKNPGVLVRAWRRLPASLRQSHRIVFFSRHPAPLPVVFEAVERDGAALLINPPRPDLIALYSMAEVFVFPSWFEGFGIPVLEAMICGAPVIVSDRGPLPEVSGGAALVMDAEDDTTLAGYLERLLTNPAEASHWRERGFAHAARFSWRKTAQRILESYEQAAQMAYRASAAVKAGR